A genomic segment from Vicinamibacterales bacterium encodes:
- a CDS encoding rhodanese-like sulfurtransferase produces MSISRITKEELKERLEGVGSSMPIIVDVRLKYPYEHSTVTLPGALREPDPSTLPRGREIVTYDSDPEELVGAKYAATLIRKGFQARVLKGGIAEWMAAKYPTDTKAAPVQAPPKAGSLKG; encoded by the coding sequence ATGTCAATATCACGAATCACCAAGGAAGAACTGAAAGAACGCCTCGAGGGCGTCGGGTCGTCGATGCCAATCATAGTTGACGTACGACTGAAGTATCCCTACGAACACAGTACCGTCACTCTGCCTGGGGCGCTTCGTGAACCAGATCCTTCAACCCTTCCACGTGGTCGGGAAATCGTTACTTACGACTCTGATCCCGAAGAGCTAGTGGGTGCAAAGTACGCAGCTACGTTGATCCGAAAAGGATTCCAAGCCCGTGTTCTAAAAGGCGGGATCGCCGAATGGATGGCCGCTAAGTATCCAACCGATACCAAAGCTGCACCGGTACAGGCTCCCCCAAAGGCCGGCTCATTGAAGGGTTAG